In one Mycobacterium sp. NBC_00419 genomic region, the following are encoded:
- a CDS encoding pyridoxal phosphate-dependent aminotransferase, with translation MTDPHAAGPATVQRLQPYAVNIFAAMSALAARLDAVNLGQGFPDEDGPIGMLEAAQKAIADGVNQYPPGAGILPLRQAVAAQRKRRYGMEFDPENGVLITVGASEAIAASVLGLVEPGSDVLVIEPAFDTYAPVIAMAGCNRVTVPLAPHGRGFALDVDALRAALTPRTRAVIVNSPHNPTGMVLSDRDLRALAGFAVEADLLVISDEVYEHLVYDGTRHLPIATYPGMAERTVTISSAAKMFNCTGWKIGWACGAPELIAGVRAAKQYLSYVGGAPFQPAVAYALNAEDAWVDALRDSLEAKRDRLAGALADLGFAVHDSAGTYFLCADPRPLGYSDSAAFCAELPARAGVAAIPMSAFCDPHSGHADQWNHLVRFAFCKRDATLDEAIRRLGVLRA, from the coding sequence ATGACGGATCCCCATGCCGCCGGCCCGGCGACGGTCCAGCGGCTGCAGCCCTATGCGGTCAATATCTTCGCCGCGATGTCGGCGCTTGCCGCGCGCCTCGACGCGGTGAACCTCGGTCAGGGCTTCCCCGACGAGGACGGCCCGATCGGAATGCTCGAAGCCGCCCAGAAGGCCATCGCCGACGGCGTGAACCAGTACCCGCCCGGTGCCGGCATCCTGCCGTTGCGGCAAGCCGTCGCCGCGCAGCGCAAGCGCCGATACGGCATGGAGTTCGACCCGGAGAACGGCGTGCTCATCACCGTCGGCGCCTCCGAGGCGATCGCCGCCTCGGTGCTCGGCCTCGTCGAGCCGGGCTCCGACGTCCTGGTGATCGAGCCTGCTTTCGACACCTACGCGCCCGTCATCGCGATGGCCGGGTGCAATCGGGTCACCGTTCCGCTGGCACCGCACGGTCGCGGCTTCGCACTCGACGTCGATGCCCTGCGGGCCGCCCTCACTCCCCGAACCCGGGCGGTGATCGTCAACTCGCCACACAACCCGACCGGCATGGTGCTCTCCGACCGCGACCTGCGCGCATTGGCCGGGTTCGCGGTCGAGGCTGATCTGCTGGTGATCAGCGACGAGGTCTACGAGCACCTGGTGTACGACGGCACGCGGCACCTACCGATCGCCACCTATCCCGGCATGGCCGAGCGCACCGTGACGATCTCCAGTGCGGCGAAGATGTTCAACTGCACCGGCTGGAAGATCGGCTGGGCGTGCGGCGCGCCGGAACTGATCGCCGGGGTGCGGGCGGCCAAGCAGTACCTCTCCTATGTCGGCGGTGCGCCGTTTCAGCCCGCGGTGGCCTACGCGCTCAACGCCGAGGACGCCTGGGTCGACGCCTTGCGCGACTCGCTTGAAGCCAAACGGGACCGGCTCGCCGGCGCCCTGGCCGATCTCGGCTTTGCCGTGCACGACAGCGCGGGTACCTACTTCCTGTGTGCCGACCCGCGGCCGCTGGGCTATTCCGACAGTGCCGCGTTCTGCGCCGAGTTGCCGGCCCGCGCCGGTGTGGCAGCGATCCCGATGTCAGCATTCTGCGATCCGCACTCCGGGCATGCCGACCAGTGGAATCACCTGGTGCGCTTCGCATTCTGCAAACGCGATGCCACGTTGGACGAGGCGATCAGGCGTCTGGGTGTGCTGCGCGCATAA
- a CDS encoding SRPBCC family protein, giving the protein MAVRASREIVIDAAPETILDALADVEAVPTWSSVHKHAHVVDRYADGRPHHVRVTVKILGLVDHEMLEYHWGRDWVVWDADRTAQQHAQHVEYTLHPEAGRTRVRFDITMEPSAPLPEFLVKRAKKTVLQAATEGLRAHVMRAAHPDA; this is encoded by the coding sequence GTGGCGGTTCGAGCATCGCGAGAGATCGTGATCGACGCCGCGCCGGAGACCATCCTCGACGCGCTTGCCGACGTCGAGGCCGTGCCGACGTGGTCGTCGGTGCACAAGCACGCCCACGTGGTGGACCGCTACGCCGACGGGCGCCCGCACCACGTCCGGGTCACCGTCAAGATTCTCGGGCTGGTCGACCACGAGATGCTCGAATACCACTGGGGTCGCGACTGGGTGGTCTGGGACGCCGACCGCACCGCCCAACAGCATGCCCAGCACGTCGAGTACACGCTTCATCCCGAAGCCGGCCGGACCCGGGTGCGTTTCGATATCACGATGGAACCCTCGGCGCCGTTGCCGGAGTTTCTGGTCAAGCGTGCCAAGAAGACGGTCCTTCAGGCGGCGACCGAGGGTCTGCGTGCGCACGTTATGCGCGCAGCACACCCAGACGCCTGA
- a CDS encoding CaiB/BaiF CoA transferase family protein has protein sequence MTGSGPLAGVRVVELGGIGPGPHAAMVLSDLGADVVRVRRPRGGMAMPAEHIDLFHRGKRVVDLDMKSQRQALLDLVAKADVLLDCFRPGTCERLGIGPEQCAAVNPRLIFARMTGWGQDGPLASTAGHDINYLSQTGALNAIGYRDRPPVVPLNLVADFGGGSMLVLLGIVAALYERERSGQGQVVDAAMVDGVSVLAQAMWTIKSTGRLSDERESFMLDGSCPYYRTYRTADGEYMAVGSIEPQFFAELIAGLGLSADEVPAQSDIAGRPEMARIFTERFAAKTRDEWAAIFAGTDACVTPVLDWTEAAASAHLRERGTLVDVGGTTQAAPAPRFSRSRPGPVGSPPRDSTPIDEIGW, from the coding sequence GTGACTGGTTCCGGGCCCCTCGCCGGGGTGAGAGTTGTCGAGCTGGGCGGGATCGGGCCGGGACCGCACGCCGCGATGGTGTTGTCCGACCTTGGCGCCGACGTGGTGCGGGTGCGCAGGCCCAGAGGGGGAATGGCCATGCCCGCCGAACATATCGACCTGTTCCACCGCGGCAAGCGCGTCGTCGACCTGGACATGAAGTCGCAGCGGCAGGCGCTGCTGGATCTGGTGGCCAAGGCCGACGTGCTGCTGGACTGCTTTCGCCCCGGCACCTGCGAGCGGCTGGGAATCGGCCCCGAACAGTGTGCGGCCGTCAACCCGCGGCTGATCTTCGCCCGCATGACCGGGTGGGGTCAGGACGGTCCGCTGGCCTCGACGGCCGGCCACGACATCAACTACCTCTCGCAGACCGGCGCGCTGAACGCGATCGGATACCGCGACCGCCCTCCGGTGGTGCCGCTGAACCTGGTTGCCGATTTCGGTGGCGGCTCGATGCTGGTGCTGCTGGGTATCGTCGCCGCGCTCTACGAGCGGGAGCGCTCGGGTCAGGGTCAGGTGGTCGACGCGGCGATGGTCGACGGTGTCAGCGTGCTGGCCCAGGCCATGTGGACGATCAAGTCGACGGGCCGGCTGTCCGACGAACGCGAATCGTTCATGCTCGACGGCAGCTGTCCGTACTACCGCACCTACCGGACGGCCGACGGCGAGTACATGGCCGTCGGTTCGATCGAACCGCAGTTCTTCGCCGAACTGATTGCCGGGCTTGGTCTTTCAGCTGATGAGGTGCCGGCCCAGTCTGACATCGCTGGTCGGCCGGAGATGGCGCGGATCTTCACCGAGCGCTTCGCCGCCAAGACCCGCGACGAATGGGCCGCGATCTTCGCCGGGACCGACGCGTGTGTCACGCCGGTTCTCGACTGGACCGAAGCCGCCGCCAGCGCGCACTTGCGCGAGCGCGGCACCCTGGTCGACGTCGGCGGAACCACCCAGGCCGCGCCAGCACCACGGTTCTCCAGGAGCCGGCCCGGTCCGGTCGGCTCACCCCCTCGGGACTCCACCCCGATCGACGAAATAGGTTGGTAG
- a CDS encoding SRPBCC family protein, giving the protein MAVKDSREVVIEATPEEILDVIADVESTPTWSPQYQSAEVLDAYDDGRPRQVKMKIKAAGLTDEQIVEYSWTDSSASWTLIKAGQLRSQDASYTLTPAGDKTKVRFDLSIDLSVPLPGFVVKRTIKGAMETATDGLRKQVLKVKKDG; this is encoded by the coding sequence ATGGCAGTCAAAGATTCCCGCGAAGTGGTCATCGAAGCGACACCCGAGGAGATCCTCGACGTGATCGCCGACGTCGAGTCGACACCGACCTGGTCGCCGCAGTACCAGAGTGCCGAGGTGCTCGACGCCTACGACGACGGCAGGCCCCGCCAGGTCAAGATGAAGATCAAGGCCGCGGGCCTGACCGACGAGCAGATCGTCGAATACAGCTGGACCGACAGCAGTGCGAGCTGGACGCTGATCAAGGCCGGGCAGTTGCGCTCCCAGGACGCCTCGTACACGCTGACGCCGGCCGGGGACAAGACCAAGGTGCGGTTCGACCTCAGCATCGACCTGTCCGTTCCGCTGCCCGGCTTCGTGGTCAAGCGCACGATCAAGGGTGCGATGGAGACCGCCACCGACGGCTTGCGCAAGCAGGTCCTGAAGGTGAAGAAGGACGGCTGA